The Streptococcus sp. 29896 genome includes a region encoding these proteins:
- a CDS encoding discoidin domain-containing protein, with protein sequence MRRTNHTHLERRYRYAIRKSTLGVGIAVVGIFLMGTKSYQVLAEEVPVHSIETLIDEESALSEELETPSELPPVEVNHHPAGEVALAEAGAVLEPISSNLAAGKEVTSSGIEEGTSFLASYVVDQDSATRFSGARMKANGPVDPAAPQTSQWLEVDLGDQASVDSIAIDFFQKVYASNYQVVTSANKESWQEVATRHLEASPSTVNPTDLIQFDTAKVVERYLRFTFNQVNPYAHGNSVSIKEVRVMGRMLGEEAAPTTGQNQPFVESLISRNRPATSSGVEAGTGTRPEFAFDTDAASRYAAQDMKPNGQVAADYNQTSQWLQVDLGAASRISSIEIDFFKKVYATDYEILTADEETASQWTSLVRRRELQDSQTLENQTDRIQFESPLEAKRFVRFRFDRVNRFAGGKAVSVTDIRIKGMLTEEVKTPVDPIAKLANASLAVADGRVVLTNIQEDDEYSYDIIGSAKEYVVENDGRISSYILNDQDVVMLVAARRKSDQSILPASKTNKTIRIAASHQEEVTGSNQKPSLALEIQEFLAGQGIRQLSESDKVYIDPAFKKQFDLFNQDLSDILGFSLSQSSREEATIVFQLSDQYNLKDEGYLLRVGEKIEIFAGSEKAINYAAVTLAQMLQKDGHLTQGVYRDYPNYAIRGMLLDVARIPMRMDFLKEVSRLFRWYKLNELHLHFNDTQWPASGNRADVEAWRKTEKAHRLESPTFPSLNQGDFKHDRYEGEYDFYRTTYGNPTYSLDEFRAFQAENKAAGIQILAEIDSPGHSSVYSIYALDNPDNIDYLGQPIHHPRDLEALAINEEVLPERTARAKRFITDLITGYLDEEIFDYGHIHLGVDEYWQKEGNVESFRTYLNELNALAKSKGKTLRTWGALSKFNGTTPVDKDIIFDEWAQYESISVDRINEGFKVVNVPQPFTYVTPGRNHKDIINEQYVFEYWNPTIFNFDYANALAGEPNLLGAKGAMWGDEHAEGIEESDLYYRLEKSLAMIGFKTWNDQTNRSYLDYQTSMEVTKLRKNYMPLESKSEVLVHIDADHVHDGSVVDLSNNNRKIQSVGDLTVEELDGEKWFKFTGDNHLLTDIETISLPYTIEMTFRPTAIDQGSLLFSEDGAIYLNGTGRKQDGTVASGLMLNRYFYSQFLHPWLEVGRDYRLTLAGTRQVLTLYLDGQKIVTLSHDENAPTGTDKNFRTSFNLPFKEIAKGFKGYIKDIKVYNRTSSAEEVTTEALDKVNIALHKPVYDYRHHSNFWNQHIRPYHKGNITDGDTEASEGRWNSSDRDTDFFIVDLGSSQDISSIEVLFDANRLATDFKILVSDDLEQFRAIHTSSGNTQAKLAIVIQPTKARYVKFESLKRQAGKNEIAVRELRVYQDLAQAERAELARQFAEKLVDYDNQDWLTVHTVLHNKYASANTVRQMLSLVSTLADKPDEPAEPSTPVVPTPPVDEPSTPVVPTPPVDEPSTPVVPTPPVAEPSTPVVPTPPVDDPSTPVVPTPPVDEPSTPVVPTPPVAEPSTPVVPTPPVDEPSTPVVPTPAVDEPSTPVVPTPPVDEPSIPVVPTPPVDEPSTPVVPAPPTTDPSDSEDLVVTEGQFVAPTSHQVPAYDWEARVTLMDRESGVKVEGPALYLYGIERVLGRLETLSDSLHYKLVFLDQAGQEVHPYGPVQLFLPVVVEVESIRLLTAEGPRELPFQLEEEGIRLTSAYGGDYVLTIASLHEKDQSIRPTNQANTKPVDSVLPKTGQEASALLFMGLASLGMASWMRRKRD encoded by the coding sequence ATGAGGCGGACCAATCATACTCATCTCGAACGTCGCTATCGTTATGCGATTCGGAAATCTACTCTTGGAGTAGGAATCGCTGTTGTCGGCATTTTTTTAATGGGGACAAAATCGTATCAGGTCTTGGCAGAAGAAGTACCAGTCCATTCGATAGAGACACTGATTGACGAGGAAAGTGCCTTAAGCGAAGAGTTAGAAACTCCCTCTGAACTGCCTCCAGTTGAGGTGAATCATCACCCCGCAGGTGAGGTAGCTCTAGCTGAGGCAGGAGCCGTCTTAGAGCCTATCTCAAGCAACCTTGCAGCTGGAAAAGAAGTGACCTCCTCAGGTATTGAAGAAGGGACTAGCTTCTTGGCTAGCTATGTTGTGGATCAAGACTCAGCTACACGCTTTTCAGGAGCGCGTATGAAGGCAAATGGGCCTGTCGATCCAGCTGCTCCTCAAACAAGCCAATGGTTGGAAGTTGATTTGGGTGACCAGGCAAGCGTGGACTCGATTGCCATTGATTTCTTCCAAAAGGTTTATGCAAGCAACTATCAGGTTGTGACATCTGCCAATAAAGAAAGTTGGCAGGAAGTTGCTACTAGGCACTTGGAAGCCAGTCCTTCTACGGTTAATCCGACTGATTTAATCCAATTCGATACAGCAAAGGTAGTTGAGCGGTATCTACGTTTTACTTTTAACCAGGTCAATCCTTATGCGCATGGCAACTCAGTTTCCATCAAAGAAGTAAGGGTCATGGGGCGCATGTTGGGAGAGGAAGCAGCTCCTACTACTGGACAGAATCAGCCTTTTGTAGAAAGTTTGATTTCACGCAATCGCCCAGCCACTTCTTCAGGTGTGGAAGCTGGGACAGGAACTAGACCAGAGTTTGCCTTTGATACCGATGCAGCCAGTCGCTATGCTGCTCAAGATATGAAACCGAATGGACAGGTGGCGGCTGATTATAACCAAACATCCCAATGGTTACAGGTCGACCTTGGCGCAGCATCGCGCATCAGCTCGATCGAAATTGATTTCTTTAAAAAAGTGTATGCTACGGATTATGAAATTCTGACAGCAGATGAAGAAACTGCCAGTCAATGGACTAGTTTAGTCCGCCGTAGAGAGTTGCAGGACAGTCAGACACTTGAAAATCAAACGGACCGCATTCAATTTGAGAGTCCGCTTGAAGCTAAACGCTTTGTACGTTTTCGCTTTGACCGGGTCAATCGCTTTGCGGGAGGCAAGGCTGTTTCGGTGACCGATATTCGCATCAAGGGGATGTTGACAGAAGAGGTTAAAACACCAGTCGATCCGATTGCCAAGCTAGCCAATGCCAGTTTAGCTGTGGCAGATGGACGGGTTGTCTTGACCAATATCCAAGAAGATGATGAATATAGCTATGACATCATCGGATCAGCCAAGGAGTATGTCGTTGAAAACGATGGCCGTATTTCTTCCTACATTCTCAATGACCAAGATGTGGTTATGCTGGTTGCAGCACGACGGAAATCCGACCAGTCGATTTTGCCAGCCAGCAAGACCAATAAGACCATACGAATCGCTGCCAGCCATCAGGAAGAGGTTACTGGAAGCAATCAAAAGCCAAGTCTAGCTTTAGAGATTCAAGAATTTTTAGCTGGACAAGGCATTCGTCAGTTAAGCGAGTCGGATAAAGTCTATATCGATCCAGCCTTCAAGAAGCAGTTTGACCTCTTTAACCAGGACTTATCAGATATTCTGGGCTTCTCGCTCAGCCAGTCTAGTCGAGAAGAAGCGACCATTGTCTTCCAATTGTCCGACCAGTATAACCTGAAGGATGAAGGCTATCTCTTGCGAGTAGGAGAAAAAATAGAAATCTTTGCAGGTAGTGAAAAGGCCATCAACTATGCAGCAGTGACCTTGGCTCAAATGTTGCAAAAAGATGGGCACTTGACCCAGGGTGTCTATCGAGATTATCCAAACTATGCCATTCGAGGTATGTTGCTAGATGTGGCGCGGATTCCCATGCGGATGGATTTCCTGAAGGAAGTTTCTCGCCTGTTCCGCTGGTATAAACTCAATGAACTGCACCTCCATTTCAATGACACCCAATGGCCGGCAAGTGGCAATCGGGCGGATGTTGAGGCCTGGAGAAAAACGGAGAAAGCCCATCGCTTGGAGTCTCCAACATTCCCATCCTTGAATCAAGGTGATTTCAAGCATGATCGCTATGAAGGGGAATATGATTTTTACCGAACGACCTATGGCAACCCAACCTATAGTTTGGATGAATTTCGTGCTTTTCAGGCAGAAAACAAGGCAGCTGGTATCCAGATTCTAGCTGAAATTGACAGTCCAGGGCATTCGTCCGTTTATAGTATTTATGCTCTTGACAATCCTGATAATATTGATTATCTAGGACAGCCAATCCATCACCCTAGGGACTTAGAGGCTTTGGCTATTAACGAAGAAGTCCTGCCAGAACGGACGGCGCGTGCCAAACGCTTTATAACAGATCTGATTACAGGATATTTGGATGAAGAAATTTTTGATTACGGTCATATTCATCTGGGGGTTGATGAATACTGGCAAAAAGAAGGTAACGTAGAGAGTTTCCGTACCTATCTAAACGAACTCAATGCCCTTGCTAAGTCAAAAGGAAAAACCTTGCGAACTTGGGGAGCACTTTCAAAATTCAATGGTACTACACCAGTAGATAAGGATATCATCTTTGATGAGTGGGCCCAGTACGAGTCGATTTCTGTTGACCGAATCAATGAAGGTTTTAAGGTTGTCAATGTTCCGCAGCCATTCACCTATGTGACACCAGGACGAAATCACAAAGACATCATCAATGAGCAGTACGTTTTTGAATATTGGAATCCAACCATTTTCAACTTTGATTATGCCAATGCCTTAGCAGGTGAACCAAATCTGTTGGGGGCTAAGGGAGCCATGTGGGGTGATGAACATGCAGAAGGGATTGAAGAGAGTGATCTCTACTACCGTCTGGAAAAATCCTTGGCTATGATTGGATTTAAAACTTGGAATGACCAGACCAACCGCTCCTACTTAGACTATCAGACGTCAATGGAAGTGACAAAGTTGCGTAAAAATTACATGCCGCTTGAGAGTAAATCGGAAGTCTTAGTGCACATTGATGCAGACCATGTTCATGATGGCTCCGTCGTAGATTTGAGCAACAACAACCGCAAGATTCAGTCTGTTGGAGACCTAACTGTGGAAGAATTGGATGGGGAAAAATGGTTCAAGTTTACAGGTGACAACCATCTCTTGACGGACATTGAGACAATTTCTCTTCCATACACGATTGAGATGACCTTTAGACCAACCGCGATTGACCAGGGAAGTCTGCTCTTTAGTGAAGATGGAGCGATTTATCTCAATGGGACTGGTCGAAAACAGGATGGCACCGTGGCGAGCGGCCTGATGCTCAACAGATATTTTTATAGTCAGTTCCTTCATCCTTGGCTGGAAGTAGGTCGTGATTATAGGCTAACTCTGGCTGGAACCCGTCAGGTTTTGACCCTGTACCTAGATGGTCAAAAAATTGTCACCCTTTCACATGATGAAAACGCTCCGACTGGCACAGACAAGAATTTCCGAACCAGTTTTAACCTGCCGTTCAAGGAAATTGCCAAAGGATTTAAGGGCTATATAAAAGACATCAAGGTTTACAACCGAACCAGCAGTGCCGAAGAGGTGACAACAGAAGCTTTGGATAAGGTCAACATTGCCCTGCACAAGCCCGTTTATGACTACCGTCACCATTCCAATTTCTGGAACCAGCATATCCGTCCATACCATAAGGGAAATATTACAGATGGAGATACAGAAGCAAGTGAAGGCCGCTGGAATTCGAGTGATAGGGATACGGATTTCTTTATCGTCGATCTAGGCAGTTCGCAGGACATATCTTCTATTGAGGTTCTATTTGATGCGAACCGTCTGGCTACGGATTTTAAGATCCTTGTTTCAGATGATTTGGAGCAATTCCGCGCCATTCATACCAGCAGTGGCAATACACAGGCCAAGTTAGCTATCGTAATTCAACCAACTAAGGCGCGCTATGTTAAATTTGAAAGCCTGAAGCGTCAGGCTGGAAAAAATGAAATTGCCGTGAGAGAGCTTCGGGTTTATCAGGATTTGGCCCAGGCGGAAAGAGCAGAGCTGGCGAGACAGTTTGCAGAAAAATTAGTGGATTACGACAACCAAGATTGGTTGACCGTCCACACTGTCCTACATAATAAATATGCCTCTGCTAATACTGTCCGACAAATGCTCTCACTGGTTTCGACTCTAGCTGATAAGCCAGACGAACCAGCTGAGCCAAGCACACCAGTTGTTCCCACTCCGCCAGTTGACGAGCCAAGTACACCGGTCGTACCAACTCCGCCAGTTGACGAGCCAAGTACACCGGTCGTACCAACTCCACCGGTTGCTGAGCCAAGCACACCAGTTGTTCCCACTCCGCCAGTTGACGACCCAAGCACACCAGTTGTTCCCACTCCGCCAGTTGACGAGCCAAGTACACCGGTTGTACCAACTCCACCGGTTGCTGAGCCAAGTACACCAGTTGTTCCCACTCCGCCAGTTGACGAGCCAAGTACACCGGTCGTTCCCACTCCGGCAGTTGACGAGCCAAGCACACCAGTTGTTCCCACTCCGCCAGTTGACGAGCCAAGCATACCGGTCGTACCAACTCCGCCAGTTGACGAGCCAAGTACACCAGTTGTTCCAGCACCACCGACTACTGATCCGAGTGATTCGGAAGACCTAGTGGTTACTGAAGGTCAATTTGTCGCTCCCACCAGCCATCAAGTACCGGCTTATGATTGGGAAGCTCGAGTGACCTTGATGGATCGGGAGTCTGGGGTTAAGGTAGAGGGGCCAGCCTTGTACTTATACGGAATTGAGCGTGTCCTCGGACGTCTAGAGACCTTATCGGATTCGCTACATTACAAACTTGTCTTTCTCGATCAAGCGGGGCAAGAAGTACATCCATATGGTCCAGTTCAGTTGTTCTTGCCAGTTGTAGTTGAAGTTGAGAGCATTCGGTTGCTGACAGCTGAGGGACCACGTGAGTTGCCCTTCCAGTTGGAGGAGGAAGGCATACGGTTAACTAGTGCTTACGGTGGCGATTATGTCTTGACGATTGCTAGTCTTCATGAAAAAGATCAGTCTATACGGCCAACCAATCAGGCAAATACAAAACCTGTTGATTCCGTACTTCCAAAAACTGGTCAAGAAGCTAGTGCCCTCCTGTTTATGGGGCTAGCAAGTCTAGGAATGGCTAGTTGGATGAGAAGGAAAAGGGATTAG
- the nagA gene encoding N-acetylglucosamine-6-phosphate deacetylase, whose protein sequence is MEQYIHAKSVILSDSEVENAYLELTEAGTFGQILTEKPEGDIIDYSDYHLAPGLVDTHIHGYASHDVMDNDFEGIKVISEGLLSCGVTSWLPTTLTDSTENLDAVCKTIGTYAGQETGAKIQGIFLEGPFFTEKYKGAQNPKYMSDPSIEKLDKWHQLSKGLVNKIAIAPEREGVTEFIEFANSKAIHTALAHSDATYAQAEAAVKAGANIFVHVYNGMSGLHHREPGMVGAALNLKNVYAEMICDGHHVHPAAAEVVIKARGAEETVLITDCMRAGGMGEGDSRLGEFEVVVKDGTARLKHNGSLAGSILELIQAVQHVVEWGLVSLPDALRMASLAPARSVNIDHVCGQIAEGRAADFIVVDDAGRLQATYLDGVKRFG, encoded by the coding sequence ATGGAGCAGTATATTCATGCAAAATCAGTCATCTTGTCAGATTCAGAAGTAGAAAATGCCTATCTAGAATTAACAGAAGCAGGTACCTTTGGACAGATTCTGACAGAAAAACCAGAAGGGGATATCATCGATTATTCCGACTATCATCTGGCACCAGGTTTGGTGGACACCCATATTCATGGCTATGCATCTCACGATGTCATGGACAATGATTTCGAAGGAATTAAGGTGATTTCAGAGGGACTCTTGTCTTGTGGGGTGACCTCTTGGCTTCCAACAACCCTGACAGATTCCACAGAAAATTTAGATGCAGTCTGTAAAACAATCGGAACCTATGCAGGTCAGGAAACAGGTGCCAAGATTCAGGGAATTTTCTTAGAAGGTCCCTTCTTTACAGAAAAATACAAGGGAGCTCAAAATCCCAAGTATATGAGCGATCCATCTATTGAGAAATTGGACAAATGGCACCAGCTCTCCAAGGGCTTGGTTAATAAAATTGCCATTGCGCCAGAAAGAGAAGGCGTGACAGAATTTATCGAATTTGCCAACAGCAAGGCCATTCATACAGCTCTCGCTCATAGTGATGCGACCTATGCGCAAGCAGAAGCGGCTGTAAAGGCTGGTGCAAATATTTTTGTCCATGTTTACAATGGTATGAGTGGGCTACATCATCGTGAGCCAGGAATGGTTGGCGCAGCCCTGAATTTAAAAAATGTTTATGCAGAAATGATTTGTGATGGTCACCATGTTCATCCAGCAGCAGCAGAAGTCGTTATTAAAGCGCGTGGCGCAGAAGAAACAGTATTGATCACAGACTGTATGCGAGCTGGGGGAATGGGTGAAGGTGATTCTCGACTTGGAGAATTTGAAGTCGTTGTAAAAGACGGCACAGCCCGCCTCAAGCACAATGGAAGCTTGGCAGGATCAATCCTCGAATTGATCCAAGCTGTTCAGCATGTGGTTGAATGGGGGTTGGTTTCCCTGCCTGATGCCCTTCGAATGGCATCTTTGGCACCAGCTCGTTCTGTCAACATCGACCATGTTTGTGGTCAGATTGCAGAAGGACGGGCAGCAGACTTTATCGTCGTAGATGATGCAGGACGTTTGCAAGCTACCTACCTCGATGGAGTGAAACGATTCGGTTAA
- the lacD gene encoding tagatose-bisphosphate aldolase — translation MTKLQLSQAKFDHMTRLSNSDQVIAALAIDQRGALKRLLAAAAGGGEFGDDILIDFKKVISSDLTPYASSILLDAEYGVPASELRHADCGFIAAYEKTGYDASTPGRLPDLLPNWSAKRIKELGADAVKILLYYDVDDKPEINDIKHAWVERIGSECIAEDIPYFVEILTYDASDMDVTSREYAALKPHKVNGAMREFSKPRYNADVLKVEVPVNMNFVEGYTDEEPVYTVEEAKAFFKEQTESTHLPFIYLSAGVSAKLFQETLVFAKEAGSSFNGVLCGRATWKDAVAIFASEGEEAAKAWLADQGRRNVEELNEVLATTARPWTEKVEVK, via the coding sequence ATGACAAAATTACAACTTTCTCAGGCTAAATTTGACCACATGACCCGCTTGTCAAACAGCGACCAAGTCATTGCAGCCTTGGCTATTGACCAACGTGGTGCATTGAAACGCCTGTTGGCTGCGGCAGCAGGTGGTGGCGAATTTGGAGATGACATTTTGATTGATTTCAAGAAAGTCATTTCAAGCGATTTGACCCCTTACGCAAGCTCCATCCTTTTGGATGCTGAGTATGGTGTGCCAGCTTCAGAATTGCGCCATGCAGACTGTGGATTCATCGCTGCTTATGAAAAAACAGGTTACGATGCTTCCACACCAGGTCGTTTGCCAGACCTTTTGCCAAACTGGTCAGCAAAACGCATCAAAGAATTGGGTGCAGATGCCGTAAAAATCTTGCTTTACTATGATGTAGATGACAAGCCAGAAATCAATGATATTAAGCATGCTTGGGTAGAACGTATTGGTAGCGAGTGTATCGCAGAAGATATTCCGTACTTCGTTGAAATCTTGACCTACGATGCCAGCGACATGGATGTAACATCTCGCGAATACGCAGCCCTCAAACCACACAAGGTCAATGGTGCCATGCGTGAATTCAGTAAGCCACGCTACAATGCAGATGTGCTTAAGGTAGAAGTACCAGTTAACATGAACTTTGTAGAAGGCTACACAGATGAAGAGCCAGTCTATACAGTTGAGGAAGCCAAGGCCTTCTTCAAAGAGCAAACAGAAAGCACCCACTTGCCATTCATCTATTTGAGTGCGGGTGTATCTGCCAAACTCTTCCAAGAAACCCTTGTCTTTGCTAAAGAAGCAGGTTCAAGCTTTAACGGTGTTCTTTGTGGACGTGCAACTTGGAAGGATGCAGTAGCTATCTTTGCAAGCGAGGGTGAAGAAGCAGCTAAAGCTTGGTTGGCAGACCAAGGTCGTCGCAACGTAGA